From a single Desulfitibacter sp. BRH_c19 genomic region:
- a CDS encoding oxidoreductase produces MYDVVIVGAGPSGATLARLIGNRFRVLLIDKRQLLDEKNGTDEKCCGGLIAPDAQYMLGKLGLGVPKRVLVGPQLFTVRTMDLQSNIERYYQRHYINIDRGKFDSWLVSLIPPSVDIRCGSQFKTFERTGGNFNIKLIYDGKEYIERARILVGADGAFSTVRRQLAPLLFQKKYVAIQEWYKVQDTLPYFSAIFDSEITDFYSWTIPKEDYLLVGAAVPVKENVGYKYNLLKKKLSTCGFELKTLVKKHGCYIIRPETGAQIYLGESNVMFIGEAAGWISPTSAEGLSYSFRSALALAKSLKSKSENYLSDYIQNTKGLKFNIFTKNLKAPFMYNPLIRGLVMKTGISSMNMIDSD; encoded by the coding sequence ATGTATGATGTGGTAATCGTAGGAGCAGGGCCCTCAGGGGCTACTTTAGCTAGACTGATTGGGAATAGATTTAGGGTGTTATTAATTGATAAGAGACAGCTTTTAGATGAAAAGAATGGAACTGATGAAAAGTGTTGTGGGGGTCTTATTGCCCCTGATGCTCAATATATGCTGGGAAAATTAGGACTTGGAGTTCCTAAAAGGGTATTAGTAGGCCCCCAATTATTTACGGTAAGAACTATGGACTTACAAAGTAATATTGAAAGATACTACCAAAGACACTATATTAATATAGATCGAGGAAAATTTGACTCGTGGTTAGTATCATTAATTCCACCATCTGTTGACATAAGATGTGGTTCTCAGTTTAAAACTTTTGAACGTACAGGGGGAAACTTCAATATTAAGCTTATCTATGATGGAAAAGAGTACATTGAGAGGGCAAGAATACTGGTAGGTGCAGATGGGGCTTTTTCAACCGTACGCAGGCAACTGGCCCCCTTACTGTTTCAAAAAAAATATGTAGCAATACAAGAGTGGTATAAGGTACAAGATACTTTACCTTATTTTTCAGCAATTTTCGATAGTGAAATTACAGATTTCTACTCATGGACTATTCCAAAGGAAGATTATCTGCTGGTCGGAGCAGCTGTACCAGTAAAAGAGAATGTTGGCTACAAATATAACTTATTAAAAAAGAAACTGTCAACTTGTGGATTTGAATTAAAAACATTAGTAAAGAAACATGGTTGTTATATAATTCGACCCGAAACTGGAGCTCAAATCTATTTAGGTGAAAGCAATGTAATGTTTATCGGGGAAGCAGCTGGCTGGATTAGTCCAACATCTGCTGAAGGCTTAAGCTATTCATTTAGAAGTGCATTGGCTTTAGCTAAAAGCTTAAAGAGCAAATCAGAAAACTATCTATCAGACTATATCCAAAACACCAAAGGTTTAAAATTTAATATATTTACCAAAAACTTAAAAGCACCTTTTATGTATAACCCCTTGATAAGAGGACTTGTTATGAAAACAGGAATATCCAGCATGAATATGATTGATAGTGATTAG
- a CDS encoding S-adenosylmethionine decarboxylase proenzyme: MKIKPINRKLKLYGFNNLTKTLSFNFYDICYALNPAHRQEYIEYIDEEYNADRLVHILNNVAKIIGANVLNVANQDYDPQGASVTMLVAENEINKEDHMNINDNESPGPGSEAVVGHLDKSHITVHTYPESHPDRGISTFRADIDVSTCGEISPLKTLNYLITSFEPDIAIIDYRVRGFTRDVNGKKYFLDHKINSIQNFMASKTRQTYQMVDVNVYQENIFHTKMILREYDLDHYLFGVAKKDLQASEKKKIKHRIKKEMLEIYYGRNIAKFNG; the protein is encoded by the coding sequence ATGAAAATAAAGCCCATCAATAGGAAATTAAAGTTATATGGTTTTAATAACTTAACAAAGACTCTAAGTTTCAATTTTTATGATATATGTTATGCATTAAATCCAGCCCATCGTCAGGAGTATATTGAATACATTGATGAAGAATATAATGCTGATCGCTTAGTACACATACTAAATAATGTGGCGAAAATAATTGGTGCCAATGTCCTTAATGTTGCTAATCAAGATTATGATCCTCAGGGCGCAAGCGTTACAATGCTTGTGGCAGAAAATGAAATAAATAAAGAAGATCATATGAATATAAACGATAATGAATCACCAGGACCTGGGTCAGAAGCTGTTGTGGGTCACTTAGATAAGAGTCATATTACTGTTCATACATATCCAGAGAGTCATCCAGATAGGGGCATCAGTACTTTTCGAGCGGATATAGATGTCTCCACCTGTGGAGAAATATCACCTTTAAAAACATTAAACTATCTAATAACAAGTTTTGAACCAGACATTGCAATAATTGATTACAGAGTTAGAGGATTTACTCGAGATGTCAATGGGAAAAAATATTTTTTGGATCATAAGATTAATTCTATTCAAAACTTTATGGCTAGTAAAACTAGACAAACTTATCAAATGGTAGATGTGAATGTTTATCAGGAGAATATTTTCCATACTAAAATGATTTTGAGAGAATATGACTTGGATCACTATCTATTTGGTGTTGCCAAAAAGGACCTACAAGCATCAGAAAAGAAAAAAATAAAACATAGAATAAAAAAAGAGATGTTAGAAATATACTATGGAAGAAATATTGCAAAGTTCAATGGATAG
- a CDS encoding MFS transporter, with product MFRNKTLIGLNLAVFLMMLGVGMIVAILPQKVIVLTGSGELVGILASAFALSYILFQLPIGNLSDKFGFKQFLIFGYILCTMTGLLFYFTKNVNIIFLGRLMQGIGEAPIWALAPALLSIKYPLIKGQIMGLYNASIHIGLTIGPILGIVFATLLSGNEVFLFYAIVCFLGSLVIYFMVDDVNSDERGTIEPISFNKIVKIAANREILVTLLGITVYGAGYGIFLTVIPAFLITLKNFNEIHIGIFFSLFYAAISISQIITGPLSDRMGRKIFMLGGLVLALCGIIIFPILVLPWISIVLFVASLGLGVFYLSSMAFLNEAVPNSLKGTISGAYYLFWGIGMFFAPLIVGRASTVYSYKTGFYLFTAAVLLEVLGMLIYFSKVRK from the coding sequence ATGTTTAGAAATAAAACACTAATAGGCTTAAACCTTGCTGTATTTCTTATGATGCTGGGAGTGGGAATGATAGTCGCCATACTTCCACAAAAGGTTATTGTCCTAACCGGATCAGGAGAGTTGGTAGGTATTTTAGCTTCCGCTTTCGCACTTTCCTACATACTCTTTCAGTTGCCTATAGGGAATCTATCAGATAAGTTCGGATTTAAACAATTCTTAATCTTTGGCTATATTCTATGTACAATGACTGGATTGCTTTTTTATTTTACTAAAAACGTTAATATTATTTTCCTAGGTAGACTTATGCAAGGTATTGGAGAGGCACCTATTTGGGCACTTGCCCCAGCACTTTTATCAATAAAGTATCCACTCATAAAAGGACAAATTATGGGACTATATAATGCGTCCATCCATATTGGCCTCACAATTGGCCCTATCCTTGGGATTGTGTTTGCTACTCTTTTGTCCGGAAATGAAGTCTTTCTCTTTTATGCAATCGTCTGCTTTCTTGGATCATTAGTTATTTATTTTATGGTGGATGATGTTAATTCAGATGAGAGAGGCACAATAGAGCCAATAAGTTTCAATAAGATAGTCAAGATAGCTGCTAACCGAGAAATTCTTGTTACTTTACTAGGAATTACAGTATATGGTGCGGGATATGGAATATTCCTTACTGTCATCCCCGCGTTTTTAATTACCTTAAAGAATTTCAATGAGATACATATAGGAATTTTCTTTTCTCTTTTTTATGCTGCAATAAGTATTTCCCAAATAATAACTGGTCCATTATCAGATAGAATGGGACGAAAAATCTTTATGTTAGGAGGATTAGTATTAGCTTTATGTGGAATTATAATATTCCCCATTCTAGTTCTTCCTTGGATAAGTATAGTACTATTCGTTGCAAGTCTTGGACTTGGTGTGTTCTATCTCTCATCCATGGCCTTTCTTAATGAGGCTGTTCCGAATTCTTTAAAAGGCACCATTTCAGGAGCATATTATCTTTTTTGGGGAATAGGCATGTTCTTTGCACCCCTGATAGTAGGTAGGGCAAGTACAGTATATAGCTATAAGACTGGTTTCTATTTATTTACTGCTGCTGTATTGCTAGAAGTATTAGGTATGCTCATTTATTTTAGTAAGGTACGAAAATAA
- a CDS encoding histidine--tRNA ligase, which produces MSIVKPSILPGFMELLPADQLLFNKMLDKIRNNFETYGYIPIDTPVIEKSEILLAKGGGETEKQIYRFMKGDTDLSLRFDLTVPLARYVAQHFSSLTFPFRRYHIGKVYRGERNQKGRFREFYQCDIDIVGKNGKLSVFNDAEIPSVIYSTFKDLGFDSFTIRINNRKVLNGFFEELEINDKAEVLRAIDKLEKIGQEAVVKELKNLGISERSIERLIEFIAIKGSNSEIIVALKSLNISNEVYKKGLEELEQVVHYIKAFSVPEGNYAIDLKIARGLDYYTGTVYETILNDYPQIGSVCSGGRYDNLAEYYTNQKLPGVGISIGLTRLFYQLREANIIQPESATLSQVLVIPVDDDFKYCINIANELRRNGIVSEVYVEETKIAKKLGYANKLGIPYVILIGSEEVKSNLLTFKNMKNGEQKALAISEIIARIR; this is translated from the coding sequence ATGAGTATAGTAAAGCCATCCATATTGCCAGGCTTTATGGAACTATTACCAGCCGATCAATTGTTATTTAATAAAATGCTTGATAAAATTAGAAATAATTTTGAGACATATGGTTATATTCCTATAGATACACCTGTTATAGAGAAGTCAGAAATACTTTTGGCTAAAGGGGGAGGAGAAACAGAGAAACAAATTTATCGTTTTATGAAGGGTGATACTGACCTTTCATTGAGATTTGACCTTACTGTTCCATTAGCCCGCTATGTAGCTCAGCATTTTTCTTCCCTAACTTTCCCCTTTCGTAGATATCATATTGGCAAGGTCTACAGGGGAGAGAGAAATCAAAAAGGGAGATTTAGAGAATTTTATCAATGTGATATAGATATTGTGGGAAAAAATGGTAAACTAAGTGTTTTTAATGATGCAGAAATTCCTAGTGTTATCTATTCAACATTTAAGGATCTAGGTTTTGATTCCTTTACAATTCGTATTAACAATAGAAAGGTTCTTAATGGCTTTTTTGAAGAACTCGAGATTAATGATAAGGCCGAAGTTTTAAGAGCAATAGATAAATTAGAAAAGATTGGCCAAGAAGCTGTAGTTAAGGAATTGAAAAATCTAGGAATTAGTGAAAGATCTATTGAAAGGCTAATCGAATTTATTGCAATTAAAGGAAGCAATTCTGAAATCATAGTGGCCTTGAAATCTTTAAACATCTCTAATGAAGTATACAAAAAAGGGTTAGAGGAACTTGAACAGGTTGTTCATTACATAAAAGCATTTAGTGTTCCTGAAGGAAACTATGCAATTGATTTAAAGATTGCCAGAGGATTGGACTATTATACTGGTACTGTATATGAAACCATACTTAATGACTATCCACAAATAGGTAGTGTATGTTCAGGTGGCAGATATGACAATCTTGCTGAATATTATACAAATCAAAAACTACCTGGAGTTGGTATTTCCATCGGCTTGACACGACTTTTTTATCAGTTGCGAGAAGCAAATATAATTCAGCCAGAATCAGCAACCTTGTCACAGGTTTTGGTTATACCCGTTGATGATGATTTTAAGTATTGCATAAATATTGCTAATGAATTAAGAAGAAATGGAATTGTTTCAGAGGTATATGTTGAAGAAACCAAAATAGCTAAAAAGCTAGGCTATGCTAACAAGCTTGGTATACCCTATGTAATTCTAATAGGTAGTGAAGAAGTAAAAAGTAATCTGTTAACCTTTAAAAATATGAAAAATGGAGAACAGAAGGCTTTAGCTATTTCAGAAATAATCGCAAGAATTAGGTAG
- a CDS encoding antibiotic resistance protein VanZ — protein MRKTFFLVLIAYFMLLGYWMLFGFGRIAGSMYMYNLEPFSTIKHFLNFNKLNKNVWVINLIGNIGVFIPFGFLIPLALKLSYLKSLGVFLIGLTLLEVSQLITKRGSFDVDDFILNSFGFILGYVVFKLMTMWVNSRRGGTI, from the coding sequence ATGCGTAAAACTTTTTTTTTAGTATTGATTGCATATTTTATGTTACTTGGTTATTGGATGCTCTTTGGTTTCGGCAGAATTGCTGGTTCAATGTATATGTATAACCTGGAGCCATTTTCAACAATCAAGCATTTTCTTAACTTTAACAAATTAAACAAAAATGTCTGGGTGATTAATCTTATAGGGAATATTGGTGTGTTTATTCCCTTTGGATTTTTAATTCCATTGGCATTGAAATTATCTTACCTTAAATCACTGGGTGTTTTTCTAATTGGGCTAACATTATTAGAAGTATCTCAGTTAATTACTAAACGTGGGAGTTTTGATGTAGACGATTTCATTCTAAACTCGTTTGGATTCATATTAGGATATGTTGTTTTCAAGTTAATGACTATGTGGGTAAACTCAAGGAGAGGCGGAACCATATAA
- a CDS encoding 4Fe-4S ferredoxin, with translation MLQSVENIREKVADFIFCSPMNCVNELGEMQIFETPLVGVAHAEDQIFQKLKKEEIIGPHHMEPVEWLHGAQVVISYFLPFSHRVIASNRLLKEIPSTEWLYGRIEGQALNNALASYLIKELEGLGGKAIAPALDTRFSVVNRKSNWSERHVAFIAGLGTFNLSKSLITKKGCAGRYGSVITNIKFPITERPYKDIYEYCNNCGACIKRCPALAISEEGKDHGLCSNFIDENIVPRFKPRYGCGKCQTGVPCEASIPNK, from the coding sequence ATCTTGCAAAGTGTAGAAAATATTAGAGAAAAGGTTGCAGATTTCATTTTTTGTAGTCCTATGAACTGTGTAAATGAATTGGGTGAAATGCAAATATTCGAAACACCACTTGTTGGGGTTGCCCATGCTGAGGATCAGATTTTTCAGAAATTGAAGAAAGAAGAAATTATTGGGCCCCATCATATGGAACCAGTAGAATGGTTACATGGTGCTCAGGTGGTAATATCATACTTTCTGCCCTTTAGCCATCGTGTAATAGCATCTAACAGACTGTTGAAAGAAATCCCATCTACTGAATGGTTATATGGCAGAATAGAAGGACAAGCATTAAATAATGCTTTAGCCAGCTATCTAATAAAAGAATTGGAAGGTTTAGGTGGAAAGGCTATCGCCCCTGCATTAGACACACGTTTTAGTGTAGTCAACCGAAAAAGTAATTGGTCTGAGAGGCATGTTGCATTCATTGCAGGATTAGGTACTTTCAATCTTAGCAAGTCTCTGATTACGAAGAAGGGTTGTGCAGGCAGGTATGGTAGTGTTATTACAAATATTAAATTTCCTATTACTGAGCGGCCATATAAGGATATATATGAGTATTGTAATAATTGTGGTGCTTGTATAAAAAGGTGCCCAGCCTTGGCCATTTCAGAGGAAGGTAAGGACCATGGTTTATGTTCAAATTTTATAGATGAGAATATAGTACCTCGTTTTAAACCTAGATACGGTTGTGGCAAATGCCAAACAGGAGTACCCTGTGAAGCCTCAATTCCAAACAAATAA
- a CDS encoding S26 family signal peptidase — protein sequence MLMLKQLVSWIGHIFIAITLALIISIFILQPTLVIGESMESTLHNEDKIIINKLVRTLKYELNYGDIVVIDSRVNRKRTIIDDITDNLKNNSLANKLFNRENESIYWIKRVIAKSGDTIQFKEGNVYINGEILKESYIKEPAFYPTDEVIVVPQDYIYVMGDNRNYSKDSRQIGAVPIDNVIGTLILRF from the coding sequence ATGTTGATGCTAAAACAACTTGTAAGCTGGATAGGACATATATTTATTGCCATTACTCTAGCATTAATAATTAGTATATTTATTTTGCAACCTACCCTGGTTATCGGGGAATCAATGGAATCTACCCTACACAATGAAGATAAGATTATTATTAACAAGCTAGTTCGAACACTTAAATATGAACTTAATTATGGAGATATTGTTGTTATTGATAGTAGGGTCAATAGGAAACGTACAATTATTGATGATATAACTGATAATCTTAAGAATAATTCATTAGCAAACAAATTATTTAATAGAGAAAATGAAAGTATATACTGGATAAAAAGGGTAATAGCTAAATCTGGTGATACAATTCAGTTTAAAGAAGGAAATGTATATATTAATGGAGAGATTTTGAAAGAGTCATATATAAAAGAGCCTGCATTTTATCCCACAGATGAGGTAATAGTGGTACCTCAAGATTATATTTATGTAATGGGAGATAATCGGAATTATAGCAAGGATAGCAGGCAAATTGGCGCGGTGCCAATTGATAACGTTATAGGGACGTTAATCTTAAGGTTTTAG
- a CDS encoding nitroreductase yields the protein MNYPVKKWYNAIFTRKSRRKFLNKKISLEFMSQLKKVSTELNHTMSGARVVIVEENPDEVFKGIVGSYGKITGAPAYVAFVGDMNDQNVQEKVGYLGEALILEATSLNLATCWVGGFFKPEAVASHIKIDNHEKVLAVTPIGHVQQEYTMQEKLMSGMSSSRKRKDLNILLPKSSPENLEEWEKTAIEAARLAPSAVNRQPWRFALENNAIKVSMDNFKGTYNISKRLDCGIAMLHLELGAMYSGVKGTWDYLPDPDVAIFKVEGIVT from the coding sequence ATGAATTATCCCGTTAAAAAGTGGTATAATGCGATTTTCACAAGAAAATCCAGAAGAAAGTTTTTAAATAAGAAGATTTCACTAGAATTCATGTCTCAGTTAAAAAAGGTCAGTACGGAGCTAAATCACACTATGAGCGGTGCAAGGGTTGTTATTGTTGAGGAAAACCCTGATGAAGTCTTTAAAGGTATTGTGGGTTCTTACGGGAAAATTACAGGTGCACCTGCCTATGTTGCATTTGTAGGTGACATGAATGACCAAAATGTGCAAGAAAAAGTCGGATACCTTGGGGAAGCACTCATCTTAGAAGCAACCTCATTAAACTTGGCAACCTGTTGGGTGGGAGGTTTTTTTAAACCAGAAGCAGTTGCTAGTCATATTAAAATAGATAATCACGAAAAAGTATTGGCGGTGACCCCAATTGGCCATGTACAACAAGAATATACAATGCAGGAAAAATTAATGTCTGGAATGTCTTCTAGTCGTAAAAGAAAAGATCTAAATATCTTGTTACCAAAATCTTCTCCTGAGAACCTTGAAGAGTGGGAAAAAACTGCCATAGAGGCAGCGAGGCTAGCACCATCTGCAGTAAACAGGCAGCCCTGGAGATTTGCTTTGGAGAATAATGCTATTAAAGTTTCAATGGACAATTTTAAAGGTACATATAATATCTCTAAAAGACTTGATTGCGGGATTGCTATGCTCCATTTAGAGTTAGGAGCCATGTATTCGGGTGTTAAAGGTACCTGGGATTATCTACCAGACCCTGACGTTGCCATTTTTAAAGTGGAAGGGATTGTGACATAA
- a CDS encoding cold-shock protein, whose translation MQTGTVKWFNAEKGFGFIEVEGGDDVFVHFSAITGDGFKTLDEGQRVEFNVVQGNRGLQAENVVKA comes from the coding sequence ATGCAAACAGGTACAGTAAAATGGTTTAATGCAGAAAAAGGTTTTGGTTTTATTGAAGTAGAAGGTGGAGACGATGTTTTCGTTCACTTTTCTGCAATTACAGGTGACGGTTTTAAAACGCTAGATGAAGGACAGCGTGTAGAGTTCAACGTTGTTCAAGGAAATCGCGGACTGCAAGCTGAAAACGTAGTTAAAGCATAA
- a CDS encoding ABC transporter-associated protein EcsC, with translation MVVIKTKTYEEIILKELIMWQIKMVKKPSLSNRLTKGVQNRVNNIVPDKVHEVITGTIKNMVKAVLFGSGFITKKPLVGVSLEDREKLVKESIAFYKRTAAISGAGTGYGGILLGLADLPVLLSLKIKFLFNVASLYGFNVSDYKERIYILYIFQLAFSSQEKRNKVYKQISDWENKKQELPKDMNLFQWKEFQQEYRDYIDIAKMLQLVPIIGAPIGAFANYRLLDNLGKTAMNAYRLRLIKS, from the coding sequence ATGGTGGTAATTAAAACGAAAACATATGAAGAAATTATATTAAAAGAACTTATTATGTGGCAAATAAAGATGGTTAAGAAGCCATCCTTATCAAACCGCTTAACTAAGGGTGTGCAAAATAGAGTTAATAACATAGTCCCGGATAAGGTCCACGAAGTAATTACAGGTACAATAAAGAACATGGTAAAAGCGGTCTTGTTCGGATCAGGGTTCATCACAAAAAAACCTTTAGTAGGGGTATCGCTAGAAGACCGTGAAAAGTTAGTAAAAGAAAGCATTGCTTTTTATAAGAGAACTGCTGCAATTAGCGGTGCTGGAACTGGTTACGGGGGCATCCTCCTAGGACTTGCGGATTTGCCTGTATTACTAAGCCTAAAAATAAAGTTTCTTTTTAATGTAGCTAGTCTTTATGGTTTTAACGTAAGCGACTATAAAGAAAGAATATATATTCTATATATTTTTCAATTAGCTTTTTCAAGCCAAGAAAAGAGAAATAAGGTATATAAACAAATATCAGACTGGGAAAATAAAAAGCAAGAATTGCCAAAGGACATGAACCTATTTCAGTGGAAGGAATTTCAGCAGGAATATAGGGATTATATTGATATAGCTAAAATGCTTCAGTTAGTTCCCATAATAGGAGCACCTATTGGAGCATTTGCTAATTATAGATTGTTGGATAACCTGGGAAAAACGGCTATGAATGCTTACAGATTAAGATTAATTAAGAGTTGA
- a CDS encoding pyridoxamine 5'-phosphate oxidase: MRKAEKEIKDNADIEQVLHRAEVCRIGLCRGNEPYVVPMNFGYQDRCLYLHSAKEGKKIEFIKANNKICFEVGVDYEVKESENPCNWSMNFSSVIGLGKAYIIEDLEEKKKALDVIMGKYSCNNSFSYLDKAVEQIAIIKVKIEEITGKRSGI; this comes from the coding sequence ATGAGAAAGGCAGAAAAGGAAATCAAGGATAATGCAGATATTGAGCAAGTGTTACACCGAGCTGAAGTTTGCAGAATTGGTTTATGCAGAGGAAATGAACCTTATGTAGTTCCAATGAATTTTGGATATCAAGATAGATGCTTATATCTTCATTCAGCTAAAGAAGGTAAAAAAATTGAATTCATAAAAGCAAATAACAAGATCTGCTTTGAAGTTGGTGTAGATTATGAAGTTAAAGAATCAGAAAATCCTTGTAACTGGAGTATGAACTTTTCTAGTGTTATAGGTTTGGGAAAAGCATATATAATTGAAGATTTGGAAGAGAAGAAAAAAGCCTTAGATGTAATTATGGGAAAGTATTCATGCAATAACTCATTCAGCTACTTGGATAAGGCAGTTGAACAAATAGCAATTATTAAAGTAAAAATAGAAGAAATAACAGGTAAAAGGTCTGGAATATAA
- a CDS encoding zinc-binding protein, translating to MEDKNLSCKDCGKEFVFSASEQEFYAQKGFTNEPGRCPECRSAKKAQMRSNRGGGGYGRSSQEREMHPATCATCGKSTTVPFRPSGDKPVYCKDCYQPRKNNW from the coding sequence ATGGAAGATAAAAATTTGAGTTGTAAGGATTGTGGAAAGGAATTTGTGTTTTCTGCTTCAGAACAGGAATTCTATGCACAGAAAGGTTTTACTAATGAGCCCGGTCGTTGCCCTGAGTGCCGATCTGCTAAAAAAGCACAAATGAGATCAAATAGGGGTGGAGGAGGATACGGTCGTTCATCACAAGAGCGAGAAATGCATCCTGCTACCTGTGCTACTTGTGGCAAATCTACTACTGTACCTTTCAGACCAAGTGGAGATAAACCAGTATACTGCAAAGATTGTTATCAACCACGTAAAAATAATTGGTAG
- a CDS encoding acetyltransferase, whose product MIIRKMIASDIPQLAKLYKQFWNEDSCIDKMNNQFNKICQADTHVLLSAVENNRLLGSVMGVICEELYGSCEPFMVLENMIVDKESRNKGIGKALISKLEEIAAERNCTQIILITDNNRIDACKFYETVGYNPDTHQGFKKKLK is encoded by the coding sequence ATGATTATTCGAAAAATGATTGCAAGTGATATCCCTCAATTAGCGAAGTTATACAAACAATTTTGGAATGAAGACTCATGTATTGATAAAATGAACAATCAGTTTAATAAAATATGCCAAGCAGATACACATGTATTACTTAGTGCAGTTGAAAACAATAGACTACTTGGTTCTGTAATGGGAGTAATCTGTGAAGAACTATATGGTTCTTGTGAACCTTTCATGGTGCTGGAAAATATGATAGTGGATAAAGAATCTAGAAACAAGGGTATTGGTAAGGCATTAATATCTAAACTTGAAGAAATTGCTGCTGAAAGAAACTGTACCCAAATAATTCTTATAACAGATAATAATAGGATTGATGCTTGCAAGTTTTATGAAACTGTAGGATATAATCCTGATACACACCAGGGATTCAAAAAGAAATTGAAATGA
- a CDS encoding NUDIX hydrolase — translation MKQVTAALIVKNNKILIAKRRASDKLANKWEFPGGKIEEGETSEQCLIREIKEEFQIEIVVEGYFGSSKYSYEHGAIELLGYWAKYNGEDILKPTVHDDYRWVSISELVNYDFSPADIPFVEKLKSMKL, via the coding sequence ATGAAGCAGGTTACTGCAGCCCTCATAGTAAAAAATAATAAAATACTTATTGCAAAAAGAAGAGCAAGTGATAAACTGGCAAATAAATGGGAATTTCCCGGTGGCAAAATCGAAGAAGGAGAAACATCGGAGCAATGCTTAATAAGAGAGATTAAGGAAGAATTTCAAATTGAGATAGTTGTGGAAGGTTATTTTGGCAGTAGTAAATATTCCTATGAACATGGAGCTATTGAGTTGCTAGGCTATTGGGCTAAATATAATGGTGAAGACATACTTAAACCAACAGTACACGATGATTATAGGTGGGTAAGTATTAGTGAATTGGTTAACTATGATTTTTCGCCAGCCGATATTCCATTTGTAGAAAAACTTAAATCCATGAAGCTATAG
- a CDS encoding pyruvoyl-dependent arginine decarboxylase (PvlArgDC; converts arginine to agmatine and carbon dioxide; has a role in polyamine metabolism; in Methanococcus jannaschii this enzyme self-cleaves at serine-serine bond to form alpha (N-terminal) and beta (C-terminal) subunits; the alpha subunit contains a catalytically active pyruvoyl group; the beta subunit contains the substrate-binding residues; forms homotrimers of the alpha/beta complex) encodes MLPIPKKFFLTSGSSEGETELTAFDGALLNADIGNINLLKVSSILPPGAEYSAELELPLGGLVPTAYGTIISKEPGVTISAAVAVGRSKDSFGIIMELVGKMKKEEAEEKIINMVKESFEMREMEVKDISVSCAEHTVKTIGCAVAAVPMWY; translated from the coding sequence ATGTTGCCGATTCCAAAAAAGTTTTTTCTAACAAGTGGAAGTTCAGAAGGTGAAACAGAGTTAACTGCTTTTGATGGAGCTCTTTTAAATGCAGACATAGGAAATATAAATCTTTTAAAGGTCAGTAGTATTCTTCCACCAGGTGCTGAGTATTCTGCCGAATTGGAGTTGCCTCTGGGTGGGCTAGTACCAACAGCATACGGTACAATTATTTCCAAAGAACCAGGTGTTACTATATCTGCTGCAGTTGCAGTTGGAAGATCTAAAGATTCCTTTGGAATAATTATGGAACTTGTTGGCAAAATGAAAAAGGAAGAAGCAGAAGAAAAAATCATTAACATGGTCAAGGAATCTTTTGAAATGCGGGAAATGGAAGTAAAAGATATATCAGTATCATGTGCGGAACATACTGTAAAAACTATTGGTTGTGCTGTTGCAGCTGTTCCCATGTGGTATTAA